A genome region from Myxocyprinus asiaticus isolate MX2 ecotype Aquarium Trade chromosome 12, UBuf_Myxa_2, whole genome shotgun sequence includes the following:
- the LOC127448973 gene encoding uncharacterized protein LOC127448973 — protein sequence MGIFDHFSRSAFVRSDTDVGREGLARSLRSNSSQRCSVGLRSGLCAGQSSSSTPNSLIHVFMDLALCTGAQSCWNRKGPSPNCSHKVGSMELSKISWYAEAFRVPFTGSKGPSPAPEKQPHTIIPPPPNFTVGTMQSDKYRSPGNRQTQTRPSDCQMEKRDSSLQRTRLHCSRVQWRPALHHCIRRFALHLVMYGLDAAARPWKPIP from the coding sequence gtcagacactgatgttggacgagaaggcctggctcgcagtcttcgctctaattcatcccaaaggtgctctgtcgggttgaggtcaggactctgtgcaggccagtcaagttcttccacaccaaactcgctcatccatgtctttatggaccttgctttgtgcactggtgcgcagtcatgttggaacaggaaggggccatccccaaactgttcccacaaagttgggagcatggaattgtccaaaatctcttggtatgctgaagcattcagagttcctttcactggatctaaggggccaagcccagctcctgaaaaacaaccccacaccataatcccccctccaccaaacttcacagttggcacaatgcagtcagacaagtaccgttctcctggcaaccgccaaacccagactcgtccatcagattgccagatggagaagcgtgattcgtcactccagagaacgcgtctccactgctctagagtccagtggcggcctgctttacaccactgcatccgacgctttgcattgcacttggtgatgtatggcttggatgcagctgctcggccatggaaacccattccatga